A single region of the Pseudalkalibacillus berkeleyi genome encodes:
- a CDS encoding MFS transporter: MKETKKKKVAPLLLLMINLFIIMVGIGLVIPILPYYVEAFDASGRDLGLLVASFAFMQFLLAPVWGRLSDRIGRKPLITLGMFGFALAEFIFAFATDLWMLYASRILAGTFGSAIMPTAMAYVADVTSEEDRGKGMGLMGAAMALGIVIGPGIGGWLAEIDLSLPFLIAGFAGTLAAVVSVFMLKETLSDEAREEAKNEEKTNHFVRMGNALKSPVGFLLVLVFVMSFALANFTSIFGFYALKKYGYDPAEVGVIVAITGIIGAIAQGTLVGRLTKRFGDNRVVSGSLLLSAIGFILMVFAFNYVTVLITVSIFFLGNSILRPSLNSYISKLAGKQQGTIMGLNNSFLSLGNAAGPVLAGFLFEVDIHIPFWLGAVVLLVALAAVKVWTSTRMGNAVENSG; this comes from the coding sequence CAAAGAAGAAAAAAGTAGCACCACTACTATTATTAATGATTAACTTATTTATTATCATGGTTGGAATTGGGCTTGTCATTCCAATTCTACCGTATTATGTTGAAGCTTTTGACGCTTCTGGAAGAGATCTTGGTCTTTTGGTAGCCTCGTTCGCTTTTATGCAATTTTTGCTTGCGCCTGTGTGGGGGAGATTATCAGATCGAATAGGTCGGAAGCCTTTGATTACATTAGGGATGTTTGGATTTGCATTAGCTGAATTTATTTTCGCATTCGCGACAGACCTATGGATGTTGTACGCCTCGCGCATTCTTGCAGGGACATTCGGATCCGCTATAATGCCAACAGCAATGGCCTATGTAGCAGATGTGACCTCTGAAGAAGATAGAGGAAAAGGCATGGGATTAATGGGCGCCGCCATGGCATTAGGAATTGTCATCGGTCCAGGTATCGGCGGATGGCTTGCAGAAATTGATCTATCACTACCATTTCTCATTGCCGGATTTGCGGGTACGCTTGCTGCCGTGGTATCTGTTTTCATGCTAAAGGAGACCCTTTCAGACGAGGCAAGAGAAGAAGCGAAAAATGAGGAAAAGACGAACCATTTCGTTAGGATGGGAAATGCACTGAAGAGTCCTGTAGGCTTCCTCCTCGTGCTCGTTTTCGTAATGAGTTTCGCTTTGGCTAATTTCACGTCCATTTTCGGTTTCTATGCACTGAAAAAGTACGGGTACGATCCAGCTGAAGTTGGGGTGATTGTAGCCATAACAGGTATAATCGGTGCAATTGCGCAAGGGACGTTAGTTGGTAGGCTCACAAAGCGCTTCGGTGATAATAGGGTTGTGTCTGGCTCTTTATTACTGAGTGCAATTGGATTTATTTTGATGGTCTTTGCTTTTAACTATGTAACGGTTTTGATCACCGTTTCGATTTTCTTTTTAGGAAATTCAATTTTGCGCCCGTCACTGAATTCGTATATTTCAAAATTAGCGGGAAAACAGCAAGGGACAATTATGGGACTAAACAATTCTTTCTTAAGTCTTGGGAATGCAGCAGGACCTGTTCTTGCAGGATTCTTGTTTGAAGTGGATATACATATTCCGTTTTGGCTTGGTGCTGTAGTGTTACTAGTAGCTTTAGCCGCAGTGAAAGTATGGACTTCAACGAGAATGGGAAATGCAGTAGAAAATAGTGGGTAA
- the yhaM gene encoding 3'-5' exoribonuclease YhaM — MNRGIQQYEVGDVFDDFLLIKSATKGVTSTGKPFMTIMLQDHTGDIEAKLWDSSPEDEKMYQPELIVRVTGDITSYRGKNQLKVKQIRLSNEQDSVSVHDFVETAPIPQEEMIEVITQAIFEMKNPNIQRLTRHLVKKHQKAFLDYPAATKNHHDFVSGLAFHVVSMLRLAKSIAQLYPSLDTDLLYAGVILHDLGKTRELSGPVAPSYTLEGNLLGHITMMVEEIKEAAQELGIEGEEVLILQHMVLSHHSKAEWGSPKPPLVREAEILHYIDNIDAKMNMMDRALSKVEPGEYTERVFPLENRAFYKPLTEKKNSVPTNM, encoded by the coding sequence ATGAATAGAGGAATACAGCAATACGAGGTAGGAGATGTCTTTGATGACTTTCTTCTAATCAAATCAGCTACAAAAGGAGTTACGAGTACAGGAAAACCTTTCATGACGATTATGCTTCAAGATCATACGGGTGATATCGAAGCAAAGTTATGGGACTCTTCGCCTGAGGATGAAAAGATGTACCAGCCTGAGCTGATTGTAAGAGTCACAGGAGATATTACGAGTTACCGTGGTAAAAATCAATTAAAGGTCAAACAAATTCGGTTATCGAATGAACAAGATAGCGTTAGTGTACATGACTTTGTGGAGACAGCTCCAATCCCGCAAGAAGAAATGATTGAAGTGATCACACAAGCGATATTCGAAATGAAGAATCCAAATATCCAGCGTTTGACAAGACATCTTGTGAAGAAGCATCAGAAGGCATTCTTAGATTATCCAGCTGCAACGAAAAACCATCATGACTTTGTCTCTGGGCTTGCCTTCCATGTCGTATCCATGCTTCGTTTAGCTAAATCCATCGCTCAATTGTATCCTTCACTTGATACGGATCTCTTATATGCGGGCGTCATTTTACATGATCTCGGTAAAACGAGAGAGTTGTCTGGTCCCGTTGCGCCGAGCTATACGCTAGAAGGGAACCTACTAGGTCATATTACGATGATGGTAGAAGAGATTAAAGAGGCAGCGCAAGAGCTAGGGATAGAAGGTGAAGAAGTGTTAATCCTTCAACACATGGTTCTTAGTCATCATTCGAAAGCGGAGTGGGGAAGCCCTAAGCCACCATTAGTAAGAGAAGCTGAAATTCTTCACTATATTGATAACATTGATGCAAAGATGAATATGATGGACCGTGCTTTAAGTAAAGTTGAACCAGGAGAATATACAGAACGAGTATTCCCGCTTGAAAATCGTGCCTTTTATAAACCTTTAACTGAGAAGAAAAATTCAGTACCAACCAATATGTAA
- a CDS encoding sporulation YhaL family protein, with the protein MRRLYVAATVVLFFVLLQWTGIYSNLSPVLSNVPWWMYFLVAGIGYSGYRAWHHTVEDRKLDRVHIEEEGKVYMERIEEEKKRKDQASGE; encoded by the coding sequence ATGCGTCGCCTTTACGTAGCCGCAACGGTTGTTTTGTTTTTTGTTCTATTGCAATGGACAGGAATATACAGCAACTTATCACCCGTGTTGTCCAATGTACCATGGTGGATGTATTTCTTAGTCGCTGGAATCGGTTATTCGGGTTATCGCGCTTGGCATCATACAGTTGAGGATAGAAAGCTAGACCGTGTTCATATTGAAGAAGAAGGAAAAGTCTATATGGAACGGATTGAAGAAGAGAAAAAGCGAAAAGATCAAGCATCAGGGGAATAA
- a CDS encoding peptidylprolyl isomerase: protein MKKWILSVAAATAIFGVAACSNDNGESGDSKVLVETSEGNVTQDDFYKELKKQPQSEQMLKELVQYKVLSEKYKVSDKELDKEIDYLKSQFGGEDGFKNALEQSGIKGEDELRDVVKRNLVFFKAQTDGMEVSEKEMKKMYEEQYKVEEVEARHILVKEEKTAKEVKQKLEDGGDFAKLAKEYSTDPGSKDKGGELGSFGRGQMVPEFEQVAFSLEKGKISDPVKSQHGFHIIEVLEQKTQSFEDAKYQIKKTILQQKAQEQAQKNPNENPIDKALEDADIKVKVDEYKDLFKKQDDNKEKEDEK, encoded by the coding sequence ATGAAAAAGTGGATCCTATCGGTTGCTGCCGCTACAGCAATATTCGGTGTCGCAGCATGCAGCAATGATAATGGTGAGTCAGGAGATAGCAAAGTCCTAGTGGAAACAAGTGAAGGTAATGTAACGCAAGATGATTTCTACAAGGAACTGAAGAAGCAACCTCAATCAGAACAAATGCTCAAAGAACTTGTACAATACAAAGTTTTATCAGAAAAATATAAAGTTAGTGACAAAGAATTAGACAAAGAAATTGATTATCTTAAGAGTCAATTTGGTGGAGAAGATGGATTTAAAAATGCTCTAGAACAAAGCGGTATTAAAGGTGAAGATGAACTACGTGACGTAGTGAAGCGAAACCTTGTCTTCTTTAAAGCTCAAACTGACGGTATGGAAGTCTCAGAAAAAGAAATGAAGAAAATGTATGAAGAGCAATACAAAGTGGAAGAAGTAGAAGCTCGCCACATCTTAGTAAAAGAAGAAAAAACAGCTAAAGAAGTGAAGCAAAAGCTTGAAGATGGTGGAGATTTTGCTAAATTAGCGAAAGAATATTCTACTGACCCTGGTTCAAAAGACAAGGGTGGGGAATTAGGTAGCTTCGGAAGAGGCCAAATGGTTCCTGAATTCGAACAAGTTGCGTTTTCACTAGAAAAAGGAAAGATTTCTGACCCTGTTAAGTCTCAACATGGATTCCATATCATTGAGGTCCTTGAACAGAAAACACAATCCTTTGAAGATGCTAAATATCAAATCAAGAAAACAATATTACAGCAAAAAGCACAAGAACAAGCACAAAAGAATCCAAATGAAAACCCAATTGATAAAGCATTAGAAGATGCAGATATTAAAGTTAAAGTGGACGAGTATAAAGACTTGTTCAAAAAACAAGATGATAACAAAGAAAAAGAAGATGAAAAGTAA
- a CDS encoding YjcZ family sporulation protein — MGYGHGNSFALIVVLFLLLIIIGACYLY, encoded by the coding sequence ATGGGGTACGGACATGGAAATAGTTTCGCATTAATCGTAGTACTGTTCCTTTTGTTGATCATCATAGGAGCTTGCTACCTTTATTAA
- a CDS encoding YjcZ family sporulation protein yields MGGYGYGKGFALIVVLFILLIIVGAAWIC; encoded by the coding sequence ATGGGTGGATACGGATATGGAAAAGGATTCGCTTTGATCGTCGTATTGTTCATCCTATTGATTATCGTAGGCGCAGCTTGGATCTGCTAA
- a CDS encoding YpmS family protein, with amino-acid sequence MKLRWKSAFFILLTIMIIVPVIVVSLIFVNNNDLDKASKQEPKQGKPIFNIESSKEQLNFLISEQLTDLKSGRNSKFDYDVKLKDTVQVSGYFTFFSNQVDFTMDFEPQVLDNGNLILKEESIKLGALKLPGEKILEFIKGSTKLPPWVEINDNEETILVKLTEYKFQDQLFLKAESFDLEKDDIRFKVYYITE; translated from the coding sequence TTGAAGTTAAGGTGGAAATCAGCCTTTTTTATTTTATTAACGATCATGATCATTGTACCTGTAATTGTCGTCTCACTCATTTTTGTGAACAATAATGATCTTGACAAAGCATCGAAACAAGAGCCAAAACAAGGGAAACCGATATTTAATATTGAATCATCTAAAGAGCAATTAAACTTTCTCATAAGCGAACAGTTAACAGATTTAAAGTCAGGTCGAAACTCTAAGTTTGATTATGATGTGAAGCTGAAGGACACAGTTCAAGTAAGTGGATATTTCACCTTTTTCTCAAATCAAGTAGATTTTACGATGGACTTTGAACCGCAAGTACTTGATAACGGTAATCTCATACTAAAAGAGGAATCAATAAAACTCGGGGCATTAAAGCTGCCTGGGGAAAAAATTCTAGAATTCATTAAAGGTAGTACGAAACTCCCGCCGTGGGTTGAAATCAATGACAACGAAGAAACGATTTTAGTAAAACTTACAGAGTATAAGTTCCAAGATCAATTGTTTCTTAAGGCTGAATCATTTGATTTAGAAAAGGATGATATTCGATTTAAAGTTTATTATATTACAGAATAA
- a CDS encoding DUF3267 domain-containing protein, whose amino-acid sequence MNCFKSINLTRDYGNLRLGLMSTLFSLTYFIVYFMLFRMFHPETIYSQTGLLPILILVIMVIPLHSLLHCIPIWFTGKKAWIELAENRYSFFCRIPNVLPKKTALISVSFPLIVLTSLSLVGPLLYPEYLHVFAIISTVNMFYCFKDMIYIFHLWNAPKDSYLEDSATGFQIIVRRTF is encoded by the coding sequence ATGAATTGCTTCAAGTCAATTAATTTAACTAGAGATTACGGTAATTTACGACTAGGTCTGATGTCTACTTTATTTAGTCTCACGTATTTTATCGTTTATTTTATGCTCTTTAGAATGTTTCACCCAGAAACGATCTATTCTCAAACAGGGTTACTCCCAATTCTAATACTTGTGATAATGGTTATACCATTACACAGTCTTTTGCATTGTATTCCAATTTGGTTTACAGGTAAAAAAGCATGGATTGAGCTTGCAGAAAATCGTTATTCATTTTTCTGTCGAATTCCAAATGTATTGCCTAAGAAAACAGCGCTTATTTCGGTATCGTTTCCACTAATTGTCCTAACATCTTTATCACTCGTTGGACCTTTGTTATATCCAGAATATTTGCATGTATTCGCGATCATTTCAACCGTAAATATGTTCTATTGCTTTAAGGATATGATTTATATCTTCCATCTGTGGAATGCACCAAAAGATTCGTATTTAGAAGATAGTGCTACTGGTTTTCAAATAATCGTTCGTCGTACATTCTAA
- a CDS encoding DUF1878 family protein yields MNRSEEEKMERLMYYQQIMVDTIDPKRFPWYRFIVEAELGKDEVKEVYQLMKELEKEKESLREAGMVDQTSLLLHYVGMLNSTLNPFTTASALKQQGMFVDITAELLEMMKENESPTK; encoded by the coding sequence ATGAACAGAAGTGAAGAAGAAAAGATGGAGCGTCTTATGTACTACCAACAAATTATGGTGGATACGATCGATCCAAAACGTTTTCCGTGGTATCGGTTCATTGTAGAAGCAGAACTAGGAAAAGACGAAGTAAAAGAAGTATATCAATTAATGAAAGAATTAGAAAAAGAGAAGGAAAGCTTAAGAGAAGCCGGAATGGTGGATCAGACTTCTCTGCTCCTTCATTATGTAGGAATGCTTAATTCGACTTTAAATCCTTTCACTACTGCCTCCGCGCTTAAACAGCAAGGTATGTTTGTGGATATAACAGCGGAGTTATTAGAAATGATGAAAGAGAATGAAAGTCCAACTAAGTAG
- a CDS encoding HTH-type transcriptional regulator Hpr produces MENKKDFSMKEAMMFSHKVAQLSKAMWKCVEKDWQSWIKPFGLNINEHHILWIAYHLEGASISDISKYGVMHVSTAFNFSKKLEEQGYLTFSKKENDKRNTYVKLTNSGRDLLMRTIEAYDPEEYGIFGASLKIRDLYGKFPEFDELVAIIRSVYGSEFMSILDTTVTKIDQELDETDGQLMPNKLIKDTEQNDEPGEKPEKLATT; encoded by the coding sequence ATGGAGAACAAGAAAGATTTTTCAATGAAGGAAGCCATGATGTTTAGTCATAAAGTTGCTCAACTCAGCAAAGCCATGTGGAAATGCGTAGAAAAAGATTGGCAAAGCTGGATTAAACCATTTGGGTTGAATATTAATGAACATCATATCCTCTGGATCGCTTACCACTTAGAAGGGGCTTCGATTTCTGACATCTCAAAGTATGGTGTCATGCACGTATCCACCGCATTTAACTTCTCTAAGAAGCTAGAAGAACAAGGATACCTCACTTTCTCTAAGAAAGAAAATGACAAGCGAAATACGTATGTAAAGCTAACAAACTCAGGAAGAGATTTGCTTATGCGTACAATTGAAGCTTATGACCCTGAAGAATATGGAATTTTCGGTGCATCACTTAAAATTCGTGATTTATATGGAAAGTTTCCAGAATTCGATGAGTTAGTAGCGATCATTCGAAGTGTTTATGGAAGTGAATTCATGTCGATCCTTGATACGACTGTTACAAAAATTGATCAAGAACTAGACGAAACTGATGGGCAATTGATGCCAAACAAACTTATTAAAGATACTGAACAAAATGATGAACCAGGAGAAAAGCCGGAGAAATTGGCGACTACTTAG
- a CDS encoding YtxH domain-containing protein → MKNEQKSVLIGFAVGSIVTAAATLLATPKSGRELRKDIKDSTYKLKQTMTDVKKEGISLKEQIVQVSKEGVEAFKEVATDLKEDIKTWKKDIEPNLEHIKDEVDTIQESVSELQEDTKKPVAK, encoded by the coding sequence ATGAAAAACGAACAGAAATCTGTATTAATTGGCTTTGCGGTAGGAAGTATTGTCACGGCTGCAGCAACATTATTAGCAACACCAAAATCAGGTCGAGAGCTCCGTAAAGACATTAAAGATTCGACCTATAAATTGAAACAAACGATGACAGATGTGAAGAAAGAAGGCATCAGCCTTAAAGAACAAATTGTTCAAGTTTCTAAAGAAGGTGTAGAAGCATTTAAAGAAGTTGCGACTGACTTAAAAGAAGATATCAAAACATGGAAAAAAGACATCGAACCGAATCTTGAACACATTAAAGATGAAGTGGACACGATTCAAGAATCCGTATCTGAGCTACAAGAAGATACGAAAAAACCTGTAGCTAAATAA